From one Candidatus Sulfotelmatobacter sp. genomic stretch:
- a CDS encoding serine hydrolase domain-containing protein, whose translation MGRCRCGSGRAPLFAEVDAVVRAALAQRYSAAVVRIEQGGRVRFERAYGRLGDDAAAGPVQVDTRFDLASITKVFVATVALDAVARGTLALDAPLLDLVPEWRANEHAPIVLRRLLAHDGGFRSGADWRTLLDRDVEAFALTEPLAAPVGERVIYSDLGFIALGVVLARAHATSLRTLVDARLRAFGARSTAFTPAGRERASIPATETDAWRGGVQGVVHDEKAYLLRGIAGHAGLFGDACDAAALTEWYLGALHGRPTPLDRGLAREAVHQQAWDPVLRRGLGWALKTTGENSCGTRMSADTFGHTGFTGTSVWADPQRDLSVVLLTNAVHYGRGDLRAVRAAVCDAAVAAVDAA comes from the coding sequence GTGGGACGCTGCCGGTGCGGATCGGGCAGGGCACCGCTGTTCGCTGAGGTCGATGCCGTCGTTCGCGCCGCGCTCGCCCAGCGCTACAGCGCGGCGGTCGTGCGGATCGAGCAGGGCGGCCGGGTGCGCTTCGAGCGTGCCTACGGGCGCTTGGGCGATGACGCGGCCGCGGGGCCGGTGCAAGTCGACACGCGCTTCGACCTCGCCTCGATCACCAAGGTCTTCGTCGCCACCGTCGCACTCGACGCGGTCGCGCGCGGGACCCTGGCGCTCGACGCGCCGCTGCTCGATCTCGTCCCGGAGTGGCGCGCGAACGAGCATGCACCGATCGTGCTGCGCCGGCTGCTCGCGCACGACGGTGGCTTTCGCAGCGGGGCCGACTGGCGCACCCTGCTCGACCGCGACGTCGAGGCGTTCGCGTTGACCGAACCGCTGGCCGCACCGGTCGGCGAACGGGTGATCTACAGCGACTTGGGCTTCATCGCGCTGGGCGTCGTGCTGGCGCGCGCGCACGCGACCAGCCTGCGCACGCTGGTCGACGCGCGGCTGCGCGCGTTCGGCGCGCGTTCGACCGCGTTCACGCCGGCCGGACGCGAGCGCGCGAGCATCCCGGCGACCGAGACCGATGCCTGGCGCGGCGGCGTGCAGGGCGTCGTGCACGACGAGAAGGCGTACTTGCTGCGCGGGATCGCCGGCCACGCCGGGCTGTTCGGCGACGCGTGCGATGCGGCGGCGCTGACCGAGTGGTATCTGGGCGCGCTGCACGGCCGGCCGACCCCGCTCGACCGCGGCCTGGCCCGCGAGGCGGTGCACCAGCAGGCCTGGGATCCGGTCTTGCGCCGCGGCCTGGGGTGGGCGCTCAAGACGACCGGCGAGAACTCGTGCGGGACGCGGATGAGTGCGGACACCTTCGGCCACACCGGCTTCACCGGGACGAGCGTATGGGCGGATCCGCAGCGCGACCTGAGCGTCGTGCTGCTGACCAACGCCGTGCACTACGGTCGCGGTGACCTGCGCGCGGTGCGCGCGGCGGTCTGCGACGCGGCCGTCGCCGCGGTGGACGCCGCATGA
- a CDS encoding glycoside hydrolase family 3 N-terminal domain-containing protein, with translation MPPTAELEGLARGTLAVGFAGANVADAPLGELRALAPGAITLFARNAGDGTELPALIAALRSLGAPPPLIAIDQEGGRVARLRTGVAPLPSAMAVGAGGDPAAARALGTLLGRDLATLGISVDLAPVADLALAPGSTVIGTRAYGDDPRAVAPFVTAFAEGLERGGVAATLKHFPGHGATALDSHAELPRVTTDAATLRVRELVPFAAAIEAGASSLVLTAHLIVGALDATLPASLAPATYRLLREELRFAGVAATDCLEMDAIAGGIGTVEGAVAALAAGADLVLISHHLELARDAVAAIVRAVESGRLPRARLEEAHARVLRLRERYAQLRPAAAEAVDTAAPLAAARRAVTSVRGAARLRSGAPVTVISFEGTLGDAAAASGARPGADAPSLSAALRRRRWKSELMRVPLVPDADDLELLLEHVPRLGEREFVLVVRRADLHPAQREAVARILALAPDALIVSAREPYDAVAWPAAQRVVCCYGDDALAFEGLADVLDGRAPASGTLPVRIGQGTAVR, from the coding sequence ATGCCCCCGACTGCCGAGTTGGAAGGGCTGGCGCGTGGGACGCTGGCCGTCGGGTTCGCCGGAGCGAACGTCGCCGACGCGCCGCTCGGCGAGCTGCGCGCGCTCGCGCCCGGTGCGATCACGCTGTTCGCCCGCAACGCGGGCGACGGCACCGAGCTGCCCGCGTTGATCGCCGCGCTGCGCTCGCTGGGCGCGCCGCCGCCGCTGATCGCGATCGATCAGGAGGGCGGCCGCGTCGCGCGGCTGCGCACGGGCGTCGCGCCGTTGCCGTCGGCGATGGCCGTCGGCGCAGGCGGTGATCCGGCAGCCGCGCGCGCGCTGGGCACGCTGCTTGGGCGCGACCTGGCGACGCTCGGGATCAGCGTCGACTTGGCGCCGGTGGCCGATCTCGCGCTGGCGCCGGGCAGCACCGTGATCGGCACGCGCGCCTATGGCGACGACCCGCGTGCCGTCGCGCCGTTCGTGACCGCGTTCGCCGAGGGCCTCGAACGCGGCGGCGTCGCGGCGACACTCAAACATTTCCCGGGTCACGGTGCGACCGCGCTCGACTCGCACGCGGAGCTGCCGCGCGTCACGACCGACGCCGCCACGCTGCGCGTGCGCGAGCTCGTCCCGTTCGCGGCGGCGATCGAGGCCGGCGCGTCCTCGCTCGTGCTGACCGCGCACCTGATCGTCGGCGCGCTGGACGCCACGCTGCCGGCCTCGCTCGCGCCGGCGACCTACCGGCTGTTGCGCGAGGAGCTTCGCTTCGCGGGCGTCGCCGCCACCGATTGTCTGGAGATGGACGCGATCGCGGGCGGCATCGGCACCGTCGAGGGTGCGGTCGCGGCGCTCGCCGCCGGCGCCGATCTGGTGCTGATCAGCCACCACCTGGAGTTGGCGCGCGACGCGGTCGCGGCGATCGTGCGCGCGGTCGAGAGCGGCCGGCTGCCACGCGCGCGTTTGGAAGAAGCGCACGCGCGCGTGCTGCGCTTGCGCGAGCGGTACGCGCAGCTGCGGCCCGCGGCGGCGGAGGCGGTCGACACGGCTGCGCCGCTGGCGGCCGCGCGCCGTGCGGTCACGAGCGTTCGCGGCGCGGCGCGGTTACGCAGCGGCGCGCCGGTGACGGTGATCTCGTTCGAAGGCACGCTCGGCGATGCGGCGGCGGCATCGGGTGCGCGCCCGGGCGCCGACGCGCCCTCGCTCAGCGCAGCGCTGCGGCGGCGGCGCTGGAAGAGCGAGCTGATGCGCGTCCCGCTCGTCCCCGACGCGGACGACCTCGAGCTGCTGCTCGAGCACGTCCCGCGGCTGGGCGAGCGCGAGTTCGTGCTGGTCGTGCGGCGCGCCGACCTGCATCCGGCGCAGCGCGAAGCCGTCGCGCGCATCCTGGCGCTCGCGCCCGACGCGCTGATCGTCTCGGCGCGTGAACCGTACGACGCCGTGGCGTGGCCCGCCGCGCAGCGCGTCGTCTGCTGCTACGGCGACGACGCGCTGGCGTTCGAGGGTCTGGCCGACGTCCTCGACGGCCGCGCGCCGGCGAGTGGGACGCTGCCGGTGCGGATCGGGCAGGGCACCGCTGTTCGCTGA
- a CDS encoding DUF4127 family protein — protein sequence MLAALASSLLALTVVVVPLDDRPVTAQLPVLLGAIAGVRVAEPPPALLGRYLRPGDPDAILRWLRTDAPRDARAYVVSNDMIAYGGLVASRIPQTSGAQAEARVAALAAFRLTHGDASFALFGTVMRLAPTGIPALGDAASFPFAGEVWPRLQQYANLPDPPLTDADRATAARLRAQLGPDLEAYLAARARDRDVDLFALGEAAQGRFDRVVLGQDDAGPVGLHLRDLAALRAYAARWVPPGRAAIEPGADELGMALLAAALARQAAFVPRVRVIYSRADGGGVNDPIEFAPVATSIGSLIRTCGAVEVDAPDAPADVELFVKVPATGEADEHAFVDRIAHDATAAGAPLAALADLSFLVADDYAQQRQLMRDLIARGVAGRVGAFASWNTVANTVGTTLPEAIAVLAGKRMGTYDPTAHARFTLMRYVDDIAFHDDVRPRLNTDLDAQGVDDHTYLLPGTAGATADENRTLLWRDGLALLHQIEPQFRDAGFTITLPWDRTFETELDLRLTPNL from the coding sequence GTGCTCGCGGCGCTGGCATCGTCGCTGCTGGCGTTGACGGTCGTCGTCGTCCCGCTCGACGATCGTCCGGTCACCGCGCAGCTGCCGGTGCTGCTGGGCGCGATCGCCGGCGTGCGGGTGGCGGAGCCGCCGCCCGCGCTGCTGGGGCGCTATCTGCGGCCGGGCGATCCCGATGCGATCCTGCGCTGGCTGCGCACCGACGCGCCGCGCGACGCGCGCGCCTACGTCGTCTCGAACGACATGATCGCCTACGGCGGCTTGGTCGCCTCGCGTATCCCGCAGACCTCGGGCGCGCAAGCGGAAGCGCGCGTCGCGGCGCTGGCTGCGTTCCGGCTCACCCACGGCGACGCGTCGTTCGCGCTGTTCGGGACGGTGATGCGGCTCGCGCCGACGGGGATTCCGGCGCTCGGCGACGCGGCGTCGTTCCCGTTCGCGGGCGAGGTCTGGCCCCGTCTGCAGCAATACGCGAACCTGCCCGACCCGCCGCTGACCGACGCCGATCGCGCCACGGCCGCGCGCTTGCGCGCGCAGTTGGGACCCGATCTCGAGGCGTATCTCGCGGCGCGCGCGCGCGACCGCGACGTCGATCTGTTCGCGCTCGGCGAGGCGGCGCAGGGACGCTTCGACCGGGTGGTGCTCGGCCAGGACGACGCCGGACCGGTCGGCTTGCACCTGCGCGACTTGGCCGCGTTGCGCGCCTACGCGGCGCGCTGGGTGCCGCCCGGTCGCGCGGCGATCGAGCCGGGTGCCGACGAGCTGGGGATGGCGCTGCTGGCCGCCGCGCTGGCGCGCCAGGCGGCGTTCGTGCCGCGCGTGCGGGTGATCTATTCGCGCGCCGACGGCGGGGGCGTCAACGACCCCATCGAGTTCGCGCCGGTCGCCACCTCGATCGGCTCGCTGATCCGCACCTGCGGCGCGGTCGAAGTCGATGCGCCCGACGCGCCGGCCGACGTCGAGCTGTTCGTCAAGGTACCGGCCACCGGCGAGGCCGACGAGCACGCCTTCGTCGACCGCATCGCGCACGACGCGACCGCCGCCGGAGCGCCGCTGGCGGCGCTCGCCGACCTCTCGTTCCTGGTCGCCGACGACTACGCGCAGCAGCGGCAGCTGATGCGCGATCTGATCGCGCGCGGCGTCGCCGGCCGCGTCGGCGCCTTCGCGTCGTGGAATACGGTCGCCAACACCGTCGGCACCACGTTGCCCGAGGCCATCGCGGTGCTGGCCGGCAAGCGCATGGGCACGTACGACCCGACCGCGCACGCGCGCTTCACGCTGATGCGATACGTCGACGACATCGCCTTCCACGACGACGTGCGGCCGCGGCTCAACACCGACCTCGACGCGCAGGGCGTGGACGACCACACCTACTTGCTGCCGGGGACGGCCGGCGCGACCGCCGACGAGAACCGCACCCTGCTCTGGCGCGACGGCCTGGCGCTCTTGCACCAGATCGAGCCGCAATTCCGCGACGCGGGCTTCACCATCACGCTGCCCTGGGACCGCACCTTCGAGACGGAGCTCGACCTTCGGCTGACGCCCAACCTTTGA
- the mscL gene encoding large conductance mechanosensitive channel protein MscL, with protein sequence MGPRRATAQRKEAPLLKGFGAFLARGSVIDLAVAVVVGSAFTAVVNALVKDLLTPLIAATIGKPNFGDLGFTVRYTHFPVGDFVNTLIDFVLDAIVIYYAVVLPIQMMSERFRKPVPAPAERNCPECLSPIPIEARRCKYCTAVLASAG encoded by the coding sequence CTGGGACCCAGGCGAGCGACGGCTCAGCGGAAGGAGGCTCCCCTGCTCAAGGGATTTGGCGCGTTTCTCGCGCGCGGCAGTGTCATCGACCTCGCGGTCGCGGTGGTGGTCGGTAGTGCGTTCACCGCGGTCGTCAACGCATTGGTGAAGGATCTGCTCACGCCGCTGATCGCGGCGACGATCGGCAAACCGAATTTCGGCGACCTCGGGTTCACGGTGCGCTACACCCACTTTCCGGTCGGCGACTTCGTGAACACGCTGATCGACTTCGTCCTCGACGCGATCGTGATCTACTACGCGGTCGTGTTGCCGATACAGATGATGTCGGAGCGCTTTCGCAAGCCCGTGCCCGCGCCGGCGGAGCGGAATTGTCCGGAGTGCTTGAGTCCGATTCCGATCGAAGCGCGACGCTGTAAGTACTGCACCGCCGTCTTGGCGAGCGCCGGCTGA
- a CDS encoding N-acetylmuramic acid 6-phosphate etherase has product MSELPSTEAVDPATASIDRLEGTQLARTLLETHRAAVDAAVAAADAVAAATDAVVTALRGDGRVVLVGAGTSGRLAVLDAAELPPTFGADPARVQARIAGGEAALRRAVEGAEDDAAAGAHAVADVGAHDVVIGISASGGAPFVRAALQAARARGARTIAIVNAPATPLAAAADVAIVAVSGAEPIAGSTRLRAGTAQKIVLNAISTGAMIRLGKTYRNRMVDLVATNAKLRARAERLVRELAGAQVDAPALLAAAGGSVKVAIVMARRGVDRAAAERLLAQSDGRLAAVIEGRA; this is encoded by the coding sequence ATGAGCGAGCTGCCGTCGACGGAGGCCGTCGACCCCGCCACCGCGAGCATCGATCGGCTCGAGGGCACGCAGCTGGCGCGCACGCTGCTCGAGACGCACCGCGCGGCGGTCGACGCGGCGGTCGCCGCGGCGGACGCGGTGGCGGCCGCGACCGACGCCGTCGTCACGGCGCTGCGCGGCGACGGACGCGTCGTGCTGGTCGGGGCGGGGACGAGCGGACGGCTGGCGGTCCTCGACGCCGCCGAGCTGCCGCCGACGTTCGGGGCCGATCCGGCGCGCGTGCAAGCGCGCATCGCCGGCGGCGAGGCGGCCTTGCGCCGCGCGGTCGAAGGTGCGGAGGACGACGCGGCGGCCGGCGCGCACGCGGTCGCCGACGTCGGCGCGCACGACGTCGTGATCGGGATCTCGGCCAGCGGCGGCGCGCCGTTCGTGCGCGCCGCGCTGCAGGCCGCGCGCGCGCGCGGCGCGCGCACAATCGCGATCGTGAACGCGCCCGCGACCCCGTTGGCGGCCGCTGCCGACGTCGCGATCGTCGCCGTCAGCGGCGCCGAGCCGATCGCCGGCTCGACCCGTCTGCGCGCGGGCACGGCGCAGAAGATCGTGCTCAACGCCATCTCGACCGGCGCGATGATCCGGCTGGGGAAAACCTATCGCAACCGGATGGTCGATCTGGTCGCGACCAACGCCAAGCTGCGCGCGCGCGCCGAACGGCTGGTCCGCGAGCTGGCCGGCGCGCAGGTCGATGCGCCGGCGCTGCTCGCGGCGGCGGGTGGCTCGGTGAAGGTCGCCATCGTGATGGCCCGTCGCGGCGTTGATCGCGCCGCGGCCGAACGTCTGCTGGCGCAGAGCGACGGCCGGTTGGCGGCCGTCATCGAAGGTCGAGCGTGA
- a CDS encoding BadF/BadG/BcrA/BcrD ATPase family protein, whose translation MIVIGVDAGGSQTHAASAQDGTLVREARGPAANPSALGMDAAAAAIVSTIQDVLAGAAPAAIYVGAAGAGRLAIAAALRAQLATVYPAARLQVGDDASIALRAAIPDGDGAVLIAGTGSIAYAERGGNAHRLGGLGWLAGDEGAGFWIALQAVKLYGRVLDARAPRDETTDLVAAALDAPDRDRYLAALYDAPLRPATLAALAPRIIALAGAGNRASTKIVQQAALELGDLAKGILRAAGLTDAPRIALAGGLLRENSLLSFLLETRLNGDVPGVEIVKGGDEAVHGALRLAARMAG comes from the coding sequence ATGATCGTGATCGGGGTCGACGCCGGCGGTTCGCAGACGCACGCGGCGTCGGCGCAGGACGGGACGCTCGTGCGCGAGGCGCGCGGGCCGGCGGCCAACCCGAGCGCGCTCGGGATGGATGCCGCGGCGGCCGCCATCGTCTCGACGATCCAGGACGTGCTGGCCGGCGCGGCGCCCGCGGCGATCTACGTCGGCGCCGCCGGCGCCGGCCGTCTCGCCATCGCCGCGGCGCTGCGCGCGCAGTTGGCGACGGTCTATCCGGCCGCCCGGCTACAGGTCGGCGACGACGCGTCGATCGCGCTGCGCGCCGCGATCCCCGACGGCGACGGCGCGGTGCTGATCGCCGGAACCGGCTCGATCGCGTACGCCGAGCGCGGCGGGAACGCGCACCGCTTGGGTGGTCTGGGATGGCTGGCCGGGGACGAAGGCGCGGGGTTTTGGATCGCCCTGCAAGCCGTCAAGCTGTACGGCCGCGTCCTGGACGCTCGCGCGCCGCGCGACGAGACGACCGATCTGGTCGCGGCGGCGCTCGACGCGCCCGATCGCGATCGCTATCTGGCCGCGCTCTACGACGCGCCGCTGCGACCCGCAACGCTGGCGGCGCTCGCGCCGCGCATCATCGCGCTCGCCGGCGCGGGCAACCGCGCGTCGACGAAGATCGTGCAGCAGGCGGCGCTCGAGTTGGGCGACCTCGCCAAGGGCATCCTGCGCGCCGCCGGGTTGACCGACGCGCCGCGCATCGCCCTGGCCGGCGGCCTGTTGCGGGAGAACAGCCTGCTCTCGTTCTTGCTCGAGACGCGGTTGAACGGCGACGTGCCGGGCGTCGAGATCGTCAAAGGCGGCGACGAAGCGGTGCACGGTGCGCTGCGCCTGGCCGCGCGCATGGCCGGATGA
- a CDS encoding anhydro-N-acetylmuramic acid kinase → MRIAGAISGTSLDGIDVAICSVEPDGAGVRVACERFATVPFDEHLRARIVAAYPPARVDARVVSALHAVVGEAFGEAIARVAGETALDAVASHGVTLAHDGDAHHSLQIGDPFRIRERVRATVISDFRSADTAAGGSGAPLVPAVDRLLFGAHAPCVALNVGGIANLTVLPDGIAFDCGPANLPLDTYLALRTGGAQRYDAGGARALAGNPDSALLDELLADPYFAQPPPKSTGRERYGAAYVAALRPRLDALPLNDALATLAALTVRTVAGAVRAHAPDARLLIVAGGGVHNAALFTGLQAQLAGVRVASAAAFGVDPDAKEAIAFAVLGHETLHGRPGNVPSATGARGPRVLGTIAPFAR, encoded by the coding sequence ATGAGGATCGCCGGCGCCATCTCGGGCACCTCGCTCGACGGGATCGACGTCGCGATCTGCAGCGTCGAGCCCGACGGCGCCGGGGTGCGCGTGGCCTGCGAGCGCTTCGCCACCGTGCCGTTCGACGAGCACCTGCGCGCGCGCATCGTGGCCGCCTATCCGCCGGCGCGCGTCGACGCGCGCGTGGTGTCGGCACTGCACGCCGTCGTCGGCGAAGCGTTCGGCGAGGCGATCGCGCGGGTCGCCGGCGAGACGGCGCTCGACGCGGTCGCCTCGCACGGCGTGACGCTCGCGCACGACGGCGACGCGCACCACTCGCTGCAGATCGGCGACCCGTTTCGCATCCGCGAGCGCGTCCGCGCGACGGTGATCAGCGACTTTCGCTCGGCCGACACGGCCGCGGGCGGGAGCGGTGCGCCGCTCGTTCCGGCGGTCGACCGGCTCTTGTTCGGCGCGCACGCGCCGTGCGTCGCGCTCAACGTGGGCGGCATCGCGAACCTCACCGTGCTGCCCGACGGCATCGCGTTCGACTGCGGCCCGGCCAACTTGCCGCTCGACACGTACCTCGCGCTGCGCACCGGCGGCGCGCAGCGCTACGACGCCGGCGGCGCGCGCGCGCTGGCGGGCAACCCCGACAGCGCGCTGCTCGACGAGCTGCTGGCCGATCCGTACTTCGCGCAGCCGCCCCCGAAGTCGACCGGGCGCGAGCGCTACGGCGCGGCGTACGTCGCGGCACTGCGGCCGCGACTCGACGCGCTGCCGCTGAACGACGCGCTGGCGACGCTGGCCGCGCTCACGGTGCGCACGGTGGCCGGCGCCGTGCGCGCGCACGCGCCCGACGCGCGGCTGCTGATCGTCGCCGGCGGCGGCGTGCACAACGCGGCGCTGTTCACCGGTTTGCAGGCGCAGCTGGCCGGCGTACGCGTCGCGAGCGCGGCCGCGTTCGGCGTCGATCCCGACGCCAAGGAAGCGATCGCGTTCGCGGTGCTCGGGCACGAGACGCTGCACGGGCGGCCCGGCAACGTGCCCAGCGCGACCGGCGCGCGCGGCCCGCGCGTGCTCGGGACGATCGCGCCGTTCGCGCGCTGA
- a CDS encoding GNAT family N-acetyltransferase has product MIECRTMASPERFDAFALMSSFRSDQAALGDALALFIERPDYGFVWLAYDDGVAAGCVSVAFAISTERGLTAELRDLWVDPEHRGRGIGSALLATLRGRLAQLEVVRMEAVVPPDAGLRALFALLGYAERGALAVTLDLR; this is encoded by the coding sequence GTGATCGAGTGCCGCACCATGGCCAGCCCGGAACGCTTCGACGCCTTCGCGCTGATGTCGTCCTTCCGTTCCGACCAGGCCGCGCTCGGTGACGCGCTCGCACTGTTCATCGAGCGGCCCGACTACGGCTTCGTCTGGCTGGCCTATGACGACGGCGTGGCGGCCGGCTGCGTCTCGGTCGCGTTCGCGATCTCGACCGAACGCGGGCTGACCGCCGAGCTGCGCGACCTGTGGGTCGATCCCGAGCACCGCGGCCGCGGCATCGGCTCGGCGCTGCTGGCGACGCTGCGCGGCCGCTTGGCGCAGCTCGAGGTGGTGCGCATGGAAGCGGTCGTGCCGCCGGACGCCGGGTTGCGCGCGCTCTTCGCGCTGCTCGGCTACGCCGAGCGCGGCGCGCTGGCCGTCACGCTCGACCTTCGATGA